Proteins encoded within one genomic window of Nordella sp. HKS 07:
- the rfbF gene encoding glucose-1-phosphate cytidylyltransferase, producing the protein MKAVILAGGLGTRLSEETSLKPKPMIEIGHKPILWHIMKCYSAHGVSDFIICCGYKGYVIKEYFANYALHMSDVTFDLQHNEMHVHQRKVEPWRITLVDTGENTLTGGRLKRVRDYLQDEDCFCFTYGDGLSDVDISASIAFHRQHGKLATVTAVRPPGRYGALIMEDAEVKGFQEKPPGDGGLINGGYFVLSPHAIDYVSGDDTSWEGPPLEMIAAAGELRAFVHTGFWQPMDTLREKNQLESLWSGTNPPWKVW; encoded by the coding sequence ATGAAAGCTGTGATTCTTGCCGGCGGCCTGGGGACCCGCCTCTCCGAAGAGACCTCCCTGAAGCCGAAGCCGATGATCGAAATCGGCCACAAGCCCATCCTCTGGCACATCATGAAGTGCTATTCCGCCCATGGGGTCTCGGATTTCATTATTTGCTGCGGTTACAAAGGCTATGTGATCAAGGAGTATTTCGCCAATTACGCATTGCATATGTCGGATGTCACCTTCGATCTTCAGCACAACGAGATGCATGTTCATCAACGAAAAGTCGAGCCCTGGCGCATTACCCTCGTGGACACCGGAGAGAACACTCTGACAGGGGGCCGGCTCAAGCGTGTGAGAGACTATTTGCAGGACGAGGATTGTTTCTGCTTCACCTATGGGGACGGATTGTCCGATGTTGATATCTCGGCGTCGATAGCGTTTCATCGCCAGCATGGGAAACTCGCCACGGTGACGGCGGTGCGCCCGCCTGGGCGTTATGGCGCACTTATCATGGAGGATGCGGAGGTAAAGGGCTTCCAGGAGAAGCCGCCTGGCGATGGCGGCCTTATCAATGGCGGCTATTTTGTGCTCTCGCCACACGCCATCGATTATGTTTCGGGCGATGATACCTCTTGGGAAGGTCCTCCTCTCGAAATGATTGCCGCCGCGGGAGAACTGAGAGCCTTCGTGCATACCGGATTTTGGCAGCCAATGGACACGTTGCGAGAGAAGAACCAACTGGAGAGCCTGTGGAGTGGAACGAATCCACCGTGGAAAGTCTGGTAG
- a CDS encoding WbqC family protein, producing the protein MRVVISQPMYFPWVGLLEQIRLADVFVFYDDVQLSTGAFHNRVQVKTRNGTQWLTLPMSKGRLKETLINNAVVDCRVDWRTRQRNILTDAYNKAPFFDDMISVFEAVASMQTETLSDITIRSIDVLLEYFNISEHKRIIRSSSLGISGRSTQRVLDIVLSLGGDEYITGHGAKDYLDHPLFERHGVSVGYMDYRKEIYPQLHGEFTPFVSGLDLVANCGASGERYICSNTVPWRDFVDSRA; encoded by the coding sequence TTGCGCGTTGTAATTTCACAACCGATGTATTTCCCTTGGGTGGGACTGCTGGAACAGATTCGTTTGGCGGATGTCTTTGTTTTTTATGATGACGTCCAGCTATCGACCGGCGCATTCCACAATCGTGTACAGGTTAAAACGCGAAATGGAACACAGTGGCTCACCCTTCCGATGAGCAAGGGACGCCTGAAAGAGACGCTCATCAACAACGCCGTGGTCGACTGCAGGGTCGATTGGCGGACACGGCAAAGAAATATACTCACGGATGCCTATAATAAGGCTCCCTTCTTCGACGATATGATTTCTGTGTTTGAAGCCGTTGCATCCATGCAGACGGAGACGCTTTCAGATATAACGATCAGGTCCATTGATGTATTATTGGAGTACTTCAATATCTCGGAGCATAAGAGAATTATCAGATCCTCTTCTCTCGGCATTTCCGGGCGGAGTACCCAACGCGTCCTTGATATTGTTCTCAGTTTAGGGGGCGATGAATATATAACGGGGCATGGCGCAAAGGACTATCTGGATCATCCATTGTTTGAGCGACATGGGGTTTCCGTAGGATACATGGACTACCGGAAGGAGATCTATCCACAACTGCATGGCGAGTTTACGCCATTCGTAAGTGGGCTCGACCTGGTTGCCAATTGTGGTGCTTCGGGAGAAAGGTACATATGCTCGAATACCGTACCTTGGCGCGATTTTGTGGATTCTCGCGCCTAG
- a CDS encoding cephalosporin hydroxylase family protein produces MTKDDRTEFEAHKRQMSIALGKDRDAFAKSTDAIHAVDTYDYAYLWSFLGVPIIQMPADVMATQEVVWANKPDVIIETGVARGGSVIFMAALLQLIGKGKVVGVDIDIRKHNRETIESHPMASRIDLIEGSSVAPLTIAKVTASIPPGASVMVVLDSNHSRDHVLAELRAYAPLVTSGQYLVVADTLLGMIDVSQTPTKRSHIWEPGNEPLSALNAYLSETNRFEVDEALNGKLVFSCSPGGYVRCIR; encoded by the coding sequence ATGACTAAGGACGACCGGACCGAGTTCGAGGCTCACAAGCGACAGATGAGCATTGCTCTTGGCAAAGACAGGGACGCGTTTGCGAAATCGACCGACGCAATCCACGCCGTGGACACCTACGACTATGCCTATCTATGGAGCTTCCTGGGCGTCCCTATCATTCAAATGCCTGCCGATGTTATGGCGACACAGGAAGTTGTATGGGCAAACAAACCTGATGTCATCATAGAGACTGGCGTCGCTCGCGGCGGTTCCGTCATCTTTATGGCGGCTTTGCTGCAACTGATTGGAAAGGGGAAGGTTGTCGGCGTAGACATCGATATCCGTAAGCATAATAGGGAAACAATTGAAAGCCATCCGATGGCCTCTCGAATTGATTTGATCGAGGGATCGTCGGTTGCTCCACTGACGATAGCGAAGGTCACAGCCTCAATTCCACCCGGCGCGTCCGTTATGGTCGTCCTCGACAGCAATCACAGTCGAGACCATGTGCTGGCGGAGCTTCGCGCCTATGCACCACTCGTCACATCCGGTCAGTATCTCGTTGTAGCAGACACCCTCCTCGGGATGATCGATGTGTCGCAAACCCCCACAAAGCGATCTCATATATGGGAGCCCGGGAATGAGCCTTTGTCAGCTCTCAATGCCTACCTCTCTGAAACAAACCGCTTCGAGGTTGATGAGGCGTTGAACGGCAAGCTCGTTTTCTCTTGTTCTCCTGGTGGATACGTCAGATGCATCCGTTAG
- a CDS encoding DegT/DnrJ/EryC1/StrS family aminotransferase: MASNRRPVLASVSADTGLPDDATLASAIDANRSQPGLLVLTHLYGKLADYPGARAMADQRGWVLLENDSLAATAGSPRECAPRTTRLLSFGSGKTVDGGGGGAILTNDARLADTLSTRASAWPVFDHAADQTEDHIVLARRHLSAIGLAWASEPLFAVEVAQCRHSFDPNLAEPILAALHRFPESNARRLARLAMWNEVLADVSHAISAPPVPISAAWRGLFRVQNEELRDRIVIAMREAGHDAGTNYPPLWDVAPTLVGDQRDTRGDAWGQTVVTLWLTDTYDQNRIRSAADVIKRTIGG; encoded by the coding sequence TTGGCATCGAACCGCCGACCGGTACTGGCCTCGGTCTCTGCAGATACCGGTCTCCCAGATGACGCCACGCTGGCCTCGGCGATCGATGCGAACCGCAGTCAGCCGGGACTTCTGGTACTGACACACCTTTACGGCAAGCTGGCTGATTATCCAGGAGCTCGCGCGATGGCGGATCAAAGAGGCTGGGTCCTACTGGAAAATGACAGCCTTGCTGCTACGGCCGGGTCCCCCCGCGAATGTGCGCCACGCACGACCAGGCTACTCAGTTTCGGCAGTGGCAAGACTGTCGACGGTGGAGGTGGTGGCGCAATTCTAACCAACGACGCGCGTCTTGCCGATACGCTATCCACTCGCGCTTCTGCTTGGCCCGTTTTTGATCACGCAGCCGACCAGACCGAAGATCACATTGTACTTGCTCGACGACATCTGTCGGCAATTGGCTTGGCATGGGCCTCCGAGCCGCTATTCGCAGTCGAAGTGGCGCAGTGTCGCCATTCCTTCGACCCAAATTTGGCAGAGCCCATCCTTGCCGCGCTTCACCGTTTTCCAGAATCAAATGCTCGTCGCCTTGCGCGCCTGGCGATGTGGAACGAGGTACTCGCCGACGTGTCTCACGCCATAAGCGCGCCGCCGGTCCCCATCTCCGCCGCGTGGCGCGGGTTATTCCGCGTTCAAAATGAGGAACTGCGTGATCGTATTGTCATCGCAATGCGCGAAGCGGGCCACGACGCCGGGACGAATTATCCGCCTCTATGGGATGTGGCGCCAACCCTCGTTGGCGACCAAAGAGACACCCGAGGCGATGCGTGGGGCCAAACCGTCGTTACTCTGTGGCTAACAGATACCTATGACCAAAATCGCATCCGTAGCGCGGCGGATGTAATAAAGCGGACCATTGGAGGATAA
- a CDS encoding class I SAM-dependent methyltransferase encodes MGIDETFERYYTRTFEEHGPSPRGVDWHDSESLSFHYDKILAVIDQPFVGRKVSVLDVGCGYGGLLSHARESNIDLEYTGLDLVQAMIDHGNSNYPGATFVRSDIFAFQPERSFDYVLANGVLTEKLDLSIREFGAFSRRVIRRMYELAEHGIAFNMMTSHVNFTATNLYYQNPAEMVSFCATELSPKWIIDHAYDYFDFTMYVYKNPTSQRSRK; translated from the coding sequence TTGGGCATCGACGAAACCTTCGAGCGCTACTACACTCGCACTTTTGAGGAGCATGGCCCTAGCCCTCGCGGCGTTGACTGGCATGACTCTGAAAGCCTGAGCTTTCACTACGACAAAATACTGGCGGTGATCGACCAACCATTTGTCGGGCGGAAGGTATCCGTTCTCGATGTCGGTTGCGGATATGGTGGCCTTCTATCGCATGCGCGCGAAAGCAACATCGACTTGGAATACACGGGCCTCGACCTAGTGCAGGCCATGATCGATCACGGCAACTCGAACTATCCGGGCGCGACGTTCGTGCGTTCAGATATATTTGCGTTTCAGCCCGAACGGTCCTTCGATTACGTCTTGGCGAACGGCGTGCTCACGGAGAAGCTCGACTTGTCGATCCGAGAATTCGGAGCTTTCTCCCGTAGGGTCATACGACGGATGTACGAACTGGCCGAGCACGGCATCGCCTTTAACATGATGACATCCCATGTTAACTTTACGGCGACCAATCTGTATTACCAAAATCCAGCAGAAATGGTTTCGTTCTGCGCAACAGAACTATCGCCCAAATGGATCATCGATCACGCATACGACTATTTCGATTTCACAATGTACGTGTATAAAAACCCTACATCGCAGAGGTCTCGAAAGTAG
- a CDS encoding bifunctional 2-polyprenyl-6-hydroxyphenol methylase/3-demethylubiquinol 3-O-methyltransferase UbiG — MTDISELFREHFARRLAEHGPTAAGVDWMREEMAHLSYDYALQLVRREHHGTRPTLLDVGCGYGALLSYAQDKGIDLDYTGIDIVPEMIGYARSLHKNGNFICGDFLLMNEMRRYDYVVCNGILTIKLRATTLDMDRYFNALVKKLYDCCNIGTCFNLMTNKVNFQVENSYYRSPVETLAFCMSELSSKVVLNHDHPRYQFWTYVYRND; from the coding sequence ATGACTGATATATCGGAGCTTTTCAGGGAGCATTTCGCGCGTAGGCTTGCGGAGCATGGACCGACTGCGGCAGGGGTAGATTGGATGCGGGAGGAAATGGCACACCTCAGCTATGACTATGCGCTCCAGCTCGTTCGTCGCGAACATCATGGTACGCGGCCGACGTTGCTAGATGTTGGGTGCGGGTATGGCGCTTTGCTTTCGTACGCCCAAGACAAGGGTATTGATCTCGATTATACAGGCATCGATATCGTGCCTGAGATGATCGGGTATGCTCGCAGTCTTCACAAAAATGGAAATTTTATTTGCGGCGATTTCCTGCTGATGAACGAAATGCGCAGGTATGATTATGTGGTCTGTAATGGGATTTTGACAATTAAACTGAGGGCGACCACACTAGATATGGATAGATACTTTAATGCGCTTGTAAAAAAGCTATATGATTGTTGCAATATTGGTACATGTTTCAATTTGATGACCAATAAAGTCAATTTTCAGGTTGAAAACTCTTACTATCGCAGCCCCGTAGAAACATTGGCGTTCTGTATGTCCGAGCTTTCAAGCAAAGTGGTTTTGAACCACGATCATCCAAGGTATCAATTCTGGACATATGTCTACCGTAATGACTAA
- a CDS encoding DegT/DnrJ/EryC1/StrS aminotransferase family protein: MNRIAYTKPSITELEVRYATDAVTTGWGERCYEYIGKFEHAFRSHLGVKHAIATSSCTGALHMGLSALGIGRGDEVILADINWIASVAPVTYLGATPVFADILPDSWCLDPEKVEAAITPRTKAIIAVHLYGNLCDMDALLEIGERHGIPVIEDAAEAIGSSWGSVRAGSRGAFAAFSFHGTKTVTTGEGGMFVTNDDTLYETVLTLSNHGRSRQQTKQFWPDMIGYKYKMSNVQAAIGLAQMERIQDLIDGKRRVFNLYSRHLGGLPVAMNPEPPGTTNGYWMPTIIVDDSVGFDRDKLLTDFKANAIDGRIYFWPLSMLPHFPSTQNNVARRLYARGVNLPTYHDLTDDDVIRVTNIVKAHLTRESGA; encoded by the coding sequence ATGAACCGTATCGCCTATACGAAACCTTCGATCACCGAGCTTGAAGTGCGCTATGCAACGGATGCCGTAACTACCGGATGGGGCGAGCGCTGCTACGAATATATCGGCAAATTCGAGCACGCCTTTCGCTCGCATCTCGGTGTCAAGCATGCAATCGCCACTTCGAGCTGTACAGGCGCCTTGCATATGGGGCTCTCGGCACTGGGCATCGGCAGGGGTGATGAGGTAATCCTGGCCGACATCAACTGGATCGCGTCGGTGGCACCGGTTACCTATCTCGGTGCAACACCGGTATTTGCCGATATTCTGCCCGACAGCTGGTGCCTTGATCCTGAGAAAGTGGAAGCCGCAATCACGCCCAGGACAAAAGCCATCATAGCCGTTCACCTGTATGGCAATCTCTGCGACATGGATGCGCTTCTGGAGATCGGCGAACGACACGGAATTCCCGTCATCGAAGACGCCGCCGAAGCAATCGGTTCGTCATGGGGATCGGTAAGAGCTGGCTCGCGCGGCGCCTTTGCGGCCTTCTCGTTCCATGGCACGAAAACCGTCACGACCGGTGAAGGCGGGATGTTCGTCACCAATGACGACACCCTCTACGAGACCGTCCTCACACTATCTAACCACGGACGCTCGCGTCAGCAGACAAAACAGTTTTGGCCGGACATGATCGGCTACAAGTACAAGATGTCGAATGTCCAGGCAGCCATCGGCCTGGCGCAGATGGAGCGCATTCAGGATTTGATTGACGGCAAACGCCGGGTGTTCAACCTCTATTCCAGGCATCTGGGCGGCTTGCCTGTGGCGATGAATCCGGAACCGCCGGGAACCACCAACGGTTACTGGATGCCCACCATTATCGTCGATGATAGCGTTGGCTTCGATCGCGATAAGTTGCTTACCGATTTCAAAGCGAACGCCATCGACGGCCGAATCTACTTCTGGCCGCTCAGCATGTTGCCCCATTTTCCAAGCACGCAGAACAATGTGGCTCGCCGCCTCTATGCGCGGGGAGTGAATCTGCCGACCTATCACGACCTGACTGATGATGACGTGATCCGCGTGACCAACATCGTCAAGGCGCATCTAACGAGAGAATCTGGAGCATGA